The region CCAGCCAGCGTTTGCGGGAACGTTTGCGGATAAAGCGCTGCTCGATCAGCTTTTCCCAGCCGGCCCGCAAGAACAGGCCCAGGTTCTGCAGGCGGTGGCCCGGCTGCCAGAACAGCTGCCAGCCGCGTTTCCAGTACATGCGGGTGGGCGGGCGCTGCAGCCACACCACGTAGCGGTACACCACCCCGAACAGCGCGAACACGGTGGCGAAGCAGTACCCGGCCAGCGCGCCGTCGAAGCCGTGGAAGCGCTGCGAGCCGAAGTACACCGCCACAGTCAGCAGGGTGGCAAAGGCCAGCCCGTACAGCAGGCCCCGGCGATCCAGGGTCACGTCCATCACCGGCACCAGCACGGGTTCGGTGTCGCGCCGGGGCGGCAGCGCCGGTACATTCGGGTTAAGCATGGTTCTCCTTGGGGTCAGGCATCGCCATCAGGACGCCCGGCAGATCCCGCAAGTCCTCCACGATCTGCTCGGCCCCGTCTTGCAATGATTTGAGGCGGCCCTGCCACACGCCCCCAGTGGTGCGCCACAGCGTCATGACGTACTGGGGCCGACGGCTTTGCGGTTCTCGCTCTGCGGAAAGGTCTGCCATGCGCGGAGTGTCGTGTGCGCCACTTACAAGCGGCTAACAAGACGGAGTCCGGACGGACGTGGCCCGCTGTCCAGCCTGCCGTGCCGCCCGCGTTCCTCTGGACAGGGAACACCGCCGCAGGGTTCCAAAATTCGCCGTCCCAGACAGCCGAACCACACACCGCTCAATCGAAGGAGGGCCAGGACGCGGCCACCCTGCCGCTGCCACGTCCTCCAACAACGCCGATGACCGTTTTGTTATCCGTTTGTAAGTGGGGGGGCGAGCATGCGGGCAACCCTCCCGCAGCTTCCCAGAGGAGCAGTGGGACGACGGAGGTTTGCCCCGATATGACCACCCCCACCCCTGTTCCTCCTGAACTCATCCCGCCCGCCCCCACCACCGCCGAGGCCAGCGCCTCCCGCCGCGTGCTGACGCTGTCCACGGTGGCCTTTACCCTGATGTTCGCCGTGTGGCTGATGTTCGGCATCCTGGGCCTGCCCATCCGCCAGGAATTTGGTCTGAGCGATGTGCAGCTGTCGTGGCTCTCGGCGGTGGCGGTGCTGAACGGCTCGCTGTGGCGGCTGCCGGCGGGCATCGTCACCGACCGCCTGGGCGGACGCCGCGTCATGGGCGCGATGCTGCTGCTGACCGCCATTCCCGCCTTTCTGATCGCCTTCGCACAGAGCTACCCGGCGCTGCTGGCGCTGGCTTTCCTGGTGGGCTTCGCCGGAAACAGCTTCTCGGTGGGCGTGGCGTGGAACAGCGTGTGGTTCCCGCGTGCGCGGCAGGGCGCGGCGCTGGGCGTGTTCGGGGCCGGGAACGTGGGGGCCAGCGTGACCAAGTTTATCGGCCCGGCCATGATCGTGGCGGTGCCGGCGGCGGGCCTGCTGGGCGGCGTCATCCCCGGCGGCTGGCGGGCCATTCCCTTCCTGTACGGCGTGCTGTTGGTGGTGATGGGGCTGGCCGTGCTGATCTTCGCGCCCCGGCAAGACCGGACGCCGGGGCAGGGCCGTCCGCTCAGGGAGATGCTCGCGCCGCTGCGCAACACGCGGGTGTGGCGCTTCGGGCTGTACTACGTGGTGTTCTTCGGGGCCTATGTGGCGCTGTCGGCGTGGATGCCCAAGTATTACGTGGACGTGTTTGGTCTGCCGCTGTACGAGGCGGCGCTGCTGACCGCCCTGTTCATCTTTCCGGCCAGCCTGCTGCGTCCGCTGGGCGGCTACCTGTCCGACCGTTACGGGGCGCGGGCCGCCACCTACGGGGCTTTCGGGCTGATGGCCGTGGCCCTGCTGGTGATGAGCATGCCCAGCGGCCACATCGTGCTGTACCTGCCGGGGCCGAACGGCACCACGGTGACCCGCGACGTAATGCACTACACGCTGGGCGTGTGGCCCTTCACCGCGCTGCTCTTTCTGGTGGGCGTGGCGATGGGCATCGGCAAGGCGTCGGTGTACAAGCACATCCCTGAATACTTCCCGCGCGACGTGGGCGCGGTGGGCGGGCTGGTGGGCATGCTGGGCGGGCTGGGCGGTTTCTTTCTCACGCCGCTGTTCGCCTACGCCAAGTCGGCCACCGGTTTTCCGCAGAGCACCTTTATCGTCGTGCTGCTGATCACGCTGGTGGCCCTGGCGTGGATGCACCTGAGTATCATGCGGATGATGAACCGCGCCGCACCGCACCTGCAAGACCGCATCGAGGCGCACCCGTGACCGCCGTGCTGGCGCCCGCGCCCCGGCTGGACGAGCTGCTGGCCCTGAGCGCCGCGCTGCACCGCCACCTGTGTCCGCGCCAGGTGCTGGGCGCCCGCATGGGCCTGCTGGCCGGGCGGGCGCTGGACATGGCCGTGCCGCGCACCGACAAGAAGCTGATGGTGCTGGCCGAGACCGACGGCTGCTTCGCCGACGGCCTCTCGGTGGCGACGGGCTGCTGGCTGGGTCGCCGCACGCTGCGCCTGCTGGATCACGGCAAGGTGGCCGCAACGTTCGTGGAGGTGCGGAGTGGGCAGGCCGTGCGCATCGCGCCCCGCACCGACTTGCGGGCGCGGGTGCGCGCGGGCCGCGCCGACGGCCAGAAACGCTGGGACGCCTACATGGACGCGTACCAGACCTGGAGCGACGAGGCCCTGTTCACGGTCACGCCCGTGCGCCTGACCCTGGATCTGGCCGCCGTAATCAGCGTCAACGGCAAACGCGCGATCTGCGGCGGCTGCGGCGAGGAGATCATCAACGAGCGCGAGGTGCGCCGGGACGGGGCGGTGCTGTGCCGGGACTGCGTCGGAGAGGGGTACTGGCAGCCGAGGTGAGGGACGCGCGGTCAGGCCTTACAGCCGCGTCCTGACCTCCCACAGTTCGGGGAACAGCACCACGCTCAGCACGCCGCGCAGGTAGCCCGCGCCGCTGGTGCCGCCGGAACCGGGCTTGAAACCGATGGTGCGCTCCACGGTGGTCAGGTGGTTGAAACGCCAGCGCCGGAAGTTGTCCTCCACGTCCAGCAGTTTCTCGGCCAGTTCGTACAGGTCCCAGTACGTCTCGGGATCGCGGTAGACGGTCAGCCAGGATTCCAGCACGGTCTCGTTCAGCACCGGGGGCTGGGTCAGGTCCCGGCCAAGCACCTCGTCCGGCACAGGCAGTCCGCGTTCGGCCAGCAGCCGCAGGGCCAGATCGTAGACGCTGGGGGCGTGCAAGACGGCCTCCAGCGGCCCGTGCAGGTCCGGGCGGTGTTCGTGCGGGCGCAGCAGCACGGCGCGGCGGTTGCCCAGCAGGAACTCCACCGTGCGGTAGCTGGCTGACTGGAACCCGGACGCCTGCCCGAAGGCGTGGCGGAACTGCAGGTAGTCGGCGGGGGTCATGGTCTTCAGCACTTCCCAGGCGTTGGTCAGCTGTTCCTGGGCGCGGACCACGCGGGTCAGCATTTTCAGCGGCGCGTCGGTGATGCCGCCTTCCAGCAGCGTCATGGCGGCCCGCAGCTCGCGCACGATCAGCTCCAGCCACACTTCCGAGACGTGGTGGACGGTGATGAACAGGTGTTCGTCATGTGCCCCGGTGATGGGCTGGTGCGCGGCCTTCAGGGTGTCGAGCCGCAGGTAATCGCCGTAACTGAGGCTCTGGGAGAAGTCGGTATAGGCGCGTTCGGCGGCGTTCTGATCCCCGCCGGTCACGCCCCCGCACCCTCTTCCAGCACGTTCTGGATGCCCTGCACGGCCCGCCACACGTCCGCGTGCGAGTGGTACAGCGGCGTGAAGCCGAAGCGCAGGATGTCCGGCGTGCGGAAATCGCCCAGAATGCCGCGTTCGATCAGCTGCCGCATCACCTCGCGCGCCTGCGGGTGCCGGTAGGAGACCTGACTGCCTCGTTCGTCATGGCTGCGGGGGGTCACCAGCGTCAGCGGGTGCTGCGCGGCCAGCGGCGTCATCAGTTCGATAAAGGTATCGGTCAGCGACAGCGACTTGGCCCGCAACTGCTTCATATCCACGTCCGCGAACACCTCTAATGCAGCGTCCAGCGCGCTCAGGCTGAGAACGGTGGGGGTGCCCACCACGTAGCGCCGCGCGCCGGGAGCGGGGGTGAATTCGCGGGCCATCTCGAAGGGATCGGCGTGGCCCATCCAGCCGCTCAGAAAGGCCTGGGCCGAGTCCTGATGCCGCTCGGCGACGAACAGGAAACTGGGAGCGCCTGGACCGCCGTTGAGGAACTTGTAGCCGCAGCCCACGGCGAAGTCCGCGCCCGCCGCGTTCAGGTCCACCGGAAACGCCCCGGCGGAGTGCGCCAGGTCCCAGACCGTCAGGATGCCCCGTTCGTGCGCCCTGGCGGTCAGCCCCGCCAGATCCAGCCGGCGCCCGGTGCGGTAGTCCACCTCGGTCAGCAGGGTCAGGGCCACGTCATCGGTCAGCTGCGCCTCAAGGTCTGCACTCGGCACGGTTCGCAGCTCGTAGCGGCCGCCCAGCAGCGCGTTTAGCCCCTGCGCCATGTACAGGTCCGTGGGAAAGTTGTCGGCCTCGGTGAGGATCACGCGGCGCTCCGGGGGGGCCATGTGCAGCGCGGCGGCCAGCAGCTTGAAGATGTTGACGCTGGTGCTGTCGCCCACCGCCACCTCGTGCGGATGCGCGCCGATCAGCGGGGCGATCTTGGCGGCCACGCGGTCCGGCAGGTTCATCCAGTCCTGTGCGGCCTCTGCACCCACTGAGGCGCTGTCGTTGGCCGTCCACGAGCGGATCAGCTGGCCGCCCCATTCCTGCTCGGCCACGCGGGCCAGGCGGGCGGGCACCGTCAGCGGCAACGCGCCCAGGCTGTTGCCGTCCAGGTAGACCACGCCCTCCGGCAGCTTGAACTCGGCGCGTTTGTGGGCCAGCGGATCGCGGACGTCTTTCTCCTGCAACTGGCTCAGGGTGGAATCGGCGAACAGGCGGTCAAATACGGTCATGGTAAAACCTCACAAAAAAGCTGGAGAACTGGCCCCGGAATCCGGGAAATGGACAGGCCGCCCCCCTCATCTCGCAGCGGACGGCCCAGCCTGGCACACCACCACGCCCGCAGCGCGTGGGCAATGGCGTTCGCCCCAGCGCGGTTCCAGCGGTGCAGGCCAGCGGCTGACATGGACTGAAGTATAGGCGGTGGCCTGGAGCAGTTGTCCGAATTACGGCATCAGAAACGAAGACTTCTGATGCCTCCATTCTCTCCTTCGGAGCTGAATCAGTCCCAACTCCTCGTTAAAATTCACTCCCTCTCTGCGAGCTGTGCCAGTCCGTTCGATCAAAAGGAAACAGCTCTTTTGACAACTGCTCTAAGCCCGCTCCGCACGTCCCGCCCACAGGCCCGCGCCGATCAGCCCGGCGTCCGCGCCCAGTTCGGCGTGCACCACTTCCGGCTGGTAGCGCGGGGGGAACCCGCCCAGGCTTTCGCGCACCCGCGCCAGATACCCGGCCCGCAGGCCCACGCTGCCGCCCAGCGCCACGCGGGTCACCCCCAGCAGCGCGGCCACGTCCGCGATCTTCCAGGCGATCAGGGCGGCGGAGCGGCGGTACGTCGCGTCGGCCTGCGCATGCCCGGCCTCGGCGGCGTCGGCCAGGGCGCGGGCATCCTCGAAGCCCAGTTTCCGCGCCTGAACG is a window of Deinococcus radiopugnans ATCC 19172 DNA encoding:
- a CDS encoding MFS transporter, which encodes MTTPTPVPPELIPPAPTTAEASASRRVLTLSTVAFTLMFAVWLMFGILGLPIRQEFGLSDVQLSWLSAVAVLNGSLWRLPAGIVTDRLGGRRVMGAMLLLTAIPAFLIAFAQSYPALLALAFLVGFAGNSFSVGVAWNSVWFPRARQGAALGVFGAGNVGASVTKFIGPAMIVAVPAAGLLGGVIPGGWRAIPFLYGVLLVVMGLAVLIFAPRQDRTPGQGRPLREMLAPLRNTRVWRFGLYYVVFFGAYVALSAWMPKYYVDVFGLPLYEAALLTALFIFPASLLRPLGGYLSDRYGARAATYGAFGLMAVALLVMSMPSGHIVLYLPGPNGTTVTRDVMHYTLGVWPFTALLFLVGVAMGIGKASVYKHIPEYFPRDVGAVGGLVGMLGGLGGFFLTPLFAYAKSATGFPQSTFIVVLLITLVALAWMHLSIMRMMNRAAPHLQDRIEAHP
- a CDS encoding FmdE family protein; translated protein: MTAVLAPAPRLDELLALSAALHRHLCPRQVLGARMGLLAGRALDMAVPRTDKKLMVLAETDGCFADGLSVATGCWLGRRTLRLLDHGKVAATFVEVRSGQAVRIAPRTDLRARVRAGRADGQKRWDAYMDAYQTWSDEALFTVTPVRLTLDLAAVISVNGKRAICGGCGEEIINEREVRRDGAVLCRDCVGEGYWQPR
- a CDS encoding tryptophan 2,3-dioxygenase — its product is MTGGDQNAAERAYTDFSQSLSYGDYLRLDTLKAAHQPITGAHDEHLFITVHHVSEVWLELIVRELRAAMTLLEGGITDAPLKMLTRVVRAQEQLTNAWEVLKTMTPADYLQFRHAFGQASGFQSASYRTVEFLLGNRRAVLLRPHEHRPDLHGPLEAVLHAPSVYDLALRLLAERGLPVPDEVLGRDLTQPPVLNETVLESWLTVYRDPETYWDLYELAEKLLDVEDNFRRWRFNHLTTVERTIGFKPGSGGTSGAGYLRGVLSVVLFPELWEVRTRL
- the kynU gene encoding kynureninase: MTVFDRLFADSTLSQLQEKDVRDPLAHKRAEFKLPEGVVYLDGNSLGALPLTVPARLARVAEQEWGGQLIRSWTANDSASVGAEAAQDWMNLPDRVAAKIAPLIGAHPHEVAVGDSTSVNIFKLLAAALHMAPPERRVILTEADNFPTDLYMAQGLNALLGGRYELRTVPSADLEAQLTDDVALTLLTEVDYRTGRRLDLAGLTARAHERGILTVWDLAHSAGAFPVDLNAAGADFAVGCGYKFLNGGPGAPSFLFVAERHQDSAQAFLSGWMGHADPFEMAREFTPAPGARRYVVGTPTVLSLSALDAALEVFADVDMKQLRAKSLSLTDTFIELMTPLAAQHPLTLVTPRSHDERGSQVSYRHPQAREVMRQLIERGILGDFRTPDILRFGFTPLYHSHADVWRAVQGIQNVLEEGAGA